One Perca flavescens isolate YP-PL-M2 chromosome 14, PFLA_1.0, whole genome shotgun sequence genomic window carries:
- the LOC114567661 gene encoding gastrula zinc finger protein XlCGF57.1-like: protein MRTHTGEKPFSCSECGKSFTQSGDLQKHMRIHTGQKPFSCSVCDKRFFQKGDLNRHMITHTGEKMFSCSLCDKRFFQKGDLKRHMITHTGEKAFSCPVCKKSFTEKGSVKTHMVIHTGEMPFSCSECGKRFNHNSNLKKHLRTHTGERPFSCSVCDQRFGLKAHLKTHMITHTGEKAFSCSVCKKSFRQSSHLKYHMKQHTGEEPSTSCVSDIRKQQE from the coding sequence atgagaactcacacaggagagaagcctttcagctgctctgagtgtgggaaatcttttacacagagtggagatttacagaaacacatgagaatccacacaggacaaaaaccttttagctgctcagtttgtgATAAAAGATTTTTCCAGAAAGGAGATCTGAATAGACACATgataactcacacaggagagaaaatgTTTAGCTGCTCACTTTGTGATAAAAGATTTTTCCAGAAAGGAGatctgaagagacacatgataactcacacaggagaaaaagcTTTCAGCTGCccagtctgtaagaaatcttttacagaGAAAGGAAGTGTAAAGACACACATGGTAATCCACACAGGGGAGATGccatttagctgctctgagtgtggaaAAAGATTTAACCACAACTCaaatctgaagaaacacttgagaactcacacaggagaaagacctttcagctgctcagtttgtgaTCAAAGATTTGGCCTCAAGGCACATCTGAAGACTCACATgataactcacacaggagagaaagctttcagctgctcagtctgtaagaaatcttttagaCAGAGTAGCCATTTAAAATATCACATGAAACAACACACAGGAGAGGAACCATCTACTTCCTGTGTTAGTGAcatcaggaagcagcaggagtGA